The Shinella zoogloeoides genome contains the following window.
ACTCGCAGCTCGCCACCAGCCAGGCCGTGACGACGCCGACCGTGGCCGTGACCGTGCCGACGCCGGCCAGCAGGATCAGCGTGCGCAGGGTCGCGCGCGGGATGACATTGTTGATGAGGTGCGGCCAGTTGTCGGTGCCGCCCGTCGCCGCGATGACGACGATGGCGATGGCCGGCATCAGCACGATGGCGGCGGCGAGCACCGCGGACGCGGAAAGGAGCGGATGGCGGGCGGCGGCGGAACGGCGCTGGACGCGCGCCGGCGCGCTTTCGGACAGGATCTGCAAGGCGTTACCTCGACGATACGGCAATCCCGCTCAAGGCGGGACCGGGCGTTTCAGCCGGTCTGGCGCGTTTCGGCGCAATCCCGGACGCAAAACCGCTGCGCACTTTTGCTGGACTTGCTCTAGCCCAATCGCCTCAATCTGCCAACACGCGGGGCGAGGGAAAGATCACTTCGACCAGCGTGCCCTCGTTCGGCGTGGAGCTGATGGAAAAGTTCGCCCGGTTGGCGTCGACCATCGCCTTGGTCAGCGGCAGGCCGAGGCCGGTGCCGTCGCCGCGCTTGCGCGCGCCCGTCGTCACCTGCCGGAAGGGCTTCATCGCCTGTTCCAGCTCGCTGCGCGTCATGCCGACGCCGGTGTCGCGGATGCGCAGCACCACGCTGCCATTGGCCTCATAGGCGGTGGAGACGACGATCTGCCCGCCGGACGGCGTGAAGCGGATGGCGTTCGACAGGATATTGAGCGCGATCTGCTTGATCGAGCGCAGGTCCGCGACGATCTGTGGCACATTGGCCGAAAGCGAGGTGCGGATGATGACGCGCTGGGCGTTGGCCTGCGGCTGCACCAGCGACACGGCCTCCGCAATCGTCTCGTTGAGGCCGACCGCCGTGAACTCCAGGTCCATCTCGCCCGCCTCGATCTTGGAAATGTCGAGCAGGTCGTTGACGATGTCGAGCACATGGCGGCCGGAGCGGCCGATGTCATTGGCATATTCGATATAGCGCGGATGGCCGATCGGCCCGAAGCGCTCCGTCGCCATCATGTCGGAAAAGCCGATGATGGCGTTGAGCGGCGTGCGGATCTCGTGGCTGACGCGGGCGAGGAAGTCGCTCTTATGGGCGTTGGCGGTCTCGGCGGCGCGCTTGGCGTTGCGCAGTTCCTCTTCCGTGCGCTTCCACTGGGTAATGTCGCGGATGACGGCGCAATAGCCGGAAGAAGACGAGAGGCGGCCCATGGTCATGAAGAGCGGAATGAACCCGCCGGCCGCCTCGCGGCCGATGACCTCGCGCCCGTCGTTGAGCACGCTCGCGACCCCGTGGCCGGAAAGGCCGGCGAGATAGTCGAGCACCGCCTTCTGGCTTTCATGGGCGAAGAGCATGGCGAAGGGTCGGCCGCGCGTCTCGTCCTCGTCATAGTTGAAGAGGGCGCTCGCCGAGCGGTTCATGGAACGAATATCGCCGTCCTGGCCGACGACGACCACGCCGTCCGTCGCCGTTTCGAGGACGGAGCGCAGCTCGCTGACCTCGATGCGCAATGCGGAAATGGCGGCCTGGTCGGCGGTGCGCTCTTCGGTCTCCGTCGGGGCGGCGGGCGTTTCCACCAGCGCCAGCGCCGGCTTTTCCTGCACCGGCGTCAGCGCCAGCATGAGGGCCGTGCCGTCTTCCCAGCGGATCGATTGCAGGCGCGCGCGAACGGCGCTCGTGCTCTCGCCGTCGGCATGGCGCAGCGCCATGGTGCCGTCGCCGTCCTCGGCATCCTCGTCGGGGCCGGCAAGCAGGATGTCCAGCCCGCCCGAAGCTTCGAGGTCCTCGATGCCGCCATAGCCCGTCAGGCGCAGAAATTCCGGGTTGGCATGGATCAGCCGGTCGCCGACATGGACGAGCAGCGCGACGGGCAGGGCGTCGACCACGGCGGCGGTGAGGCCATAGTCCATCTGCCGGCGCGAGGGGGTGAAGCCCGTGCGCTCGTCGGCATGTTCCTCGTGCAGCAGGTCGTCGGCATGGGGGCCGATTTCGAGGCCGGGCATTTCCGTTTCCGTGACGCTGGCGACGGAGTCTTCCGCCGGCTGGTCCGTGACGATTTCAAAATCGGCCTCGTCGGCGCCTGCATTCCCGGCGGGCGCTTTTACCGCCTCGTCCTGCGGGCGATCTTCCGGCTTGCGCTTTCCAAAAGTCTCGCCGAGCTGGCGGGCGATCTCGCGGAAGGCCGCCTGCTCGCCGGTGGAAAGGCCATCGAACAGGCCGCCGCGGTTGCGCCGCGTTTCGAGCTGCACGACCTTGTCGGAATGCCGGCGGGAAGGGGTCTCGACAAGGCGCAGCGCCGGCCGTTCGCCCCGGAAGGCGTCCAGTTCGTCATCGGGGGTTACCGCCTCGTCGACGGAAGGGGTTTTTACCTCTTCGTCGGGTGTATCTGCCGTAAGGAGCGTGTCTTCCTGCGTCGCGGTGGCGACGGCATCCGCATCCATCGGGATATCTTCCGCCACGTCCGCCGTTTCGTCCGCTGTGCTTTCCAGCAGCGCGCCGGTTTCCTCGGCCAGAACGCCCTCGACAAGCGCCTCGTCCGTCTCGGTGAGCGATAGTCCGCGTGCATGCGGATCGGCGGCCGCATCGGCGATGCGCACGATGCCGAAGCCACGGAACCCGTCGAATTCGCGGCTGCGCGAATAGGTGGGCAGGGCGGCGAGATCGACCGGAGCGACGAGGTTCGTGCCCTCGACCGGCCAGAGGATCGTCTTGCCGGACCAGGTGTCGCGGCGGCGCAGCAGATCGCCGATCCGGCCGTCCGGGTCGAGATCGAAGCGGCGGGCGACATCGGTGAAGCGTTCGCCGGAGATCGCGGCGGCCTGTGGGCCGACGGCGGCGGCGAATTCTTCGGAAATCTCGCTGAAGCGACCCTCCGCGTCGATCTTCCAGACGAAGCGGATCGGACGGCCTTGCGGATTGAAGGTGAAGCCGGGCTGGGCGGCAGCCTCCGCGTTGGTCACCGCCTCATCCTCGACGGTGGCGACCTGTTCTGGAGCAGCGTCGACAGTTTCGGGTGCCGTTTCGGCCTCGGCCTCGGTGTCGGGCAGCGGCTCACCGGCTGCGATGGTCGCCGGCTCCGGTTCGACAGCCACTTCCTCGGCCATTGCATCCGAAGGGCTGGAGGCGTCCTCGTCCGCGGCCGGTTCGTGCAGAACGGCCGCCGGTTCGGAGGTGTCCGCTACATCCGCCGCATCCTCGACAATCTCGTGGCCCACAACCGGCGCTTCGGTAGCGGCGTCCTCCACCTCGTCTTCCTGCGGATCGAGATGCCCGAGGATGGTGTCTACGGCGAAGAGCAGGTGCAGGGCCGGCTCGCTGGAAATGCGGCCGATGGCGGCGGGCAGGTGCCCGCGGCCTGTGGCGATGGGGCGCTTGACGAGGCGCTCGGCGCTGCGGCCGGCAGCCTCGACGAGCGAGCGGCGCGTCTGCGCGCTGACGGCAAGGCTCTCGAAGCCCTCGGAAGCGGCGACCACGGTGCCGTCGCCGTCGAGCACGGCCATATGTGTGTCCGGGTCGTCGAAGCCGGCGAGCATGGCCGCAGCCGCGTCCTGTGCGTTCTGCCGGGCGGTCGCGACGGGCGCGCTGAACAGGATCGCCTCCTCGCCGGGGCGGATGGTGACGGTCTCGACGGTGGCGTTCACCGGCACGCTGCGGAAGCCGCTGCCGATGCGCATGAGGAAGCTGCGGCGCTCGCCCGGCGCCTGCGTCTGGCGTGCGGTCGCGGCAAGCTGGCGGAAGGCGACGTCGGCGCGGTCCGGGCCGGCATCGAGGAAATCGTAGATATTGTCCTGGCCGAAGAGGGCCGCGCCCCGGCCGTTCGACCAGAGCACGCGCGCCATGTCCTTGGAAAACAGCACGACGGCCTCGCCCCTTGCGAAGGGCAGGCTTACCCGCTCGTGGACGGCGACGTCGATGAAGGGATACTGCTTTGCGGACATGTTCAGGCCTGTGTCTGGCTTCCGGCGTCCCGGCTTTCGATTAACGCTTTATTAATAGCGGCGCATAGGCGGAGGGTCCAGCGTCCGGGCCTTGCAGCCCCGGGCTTTCGGGCGGAAGGGTTAACGGCTCTCCGGATTTATTGTGCATCGCACAAAATTGTTGCAATGCGAAAGAAGATCGACTATATAGACCTCATCCAAGAACCCGGCGCCTCTGGAGAGGGCCAAACCAAGGAGCGCATGCAATGGCTACCAAGAAGAACGACGACGTATTCTCGATCGCATCCATCGACCCGTCCAAGCTTTCCGAAAGCTTCCGCGAGTTCGCCGAAAAGGGCGCAACCCAGACCAAGGAAGCCTATGCCAAGATGAAGGAAGCTGCCGAAGACGCAACGAAGACCGTTGAAGCGACGCTCGAAAGCGCGCAGGCCGGCTCCGTCGAACTCGGCCTCAAGGCCATCGAAGCCCTCCGCACCAATGCCGAGAACTCGCTTTCGCACATGGAAGCCCTGCTCGGCGTGAAGTCGGTTGCCGAACTCTTCGAACTGCAGACCGCCTTCCTGCGCAAGCAGGCCGAAGTCGCCGTCGAGCAGGCCAAGACCCTTCAGGAAACCTCCAAGAAGGTTGCCGAGAAGGTCACGGCTCCGGTCAAGTCCGCCTCCGAGAAGGCCATGAAGTCCTTCAAGACCGTCTAATCCGCCGATAGCGCGGGCATAGACCCTATGTTAGAATGGCCGGGCGGATCGTCCGGCCATTTTCGTTTGTGGGCGATGCAAAAAGAGCTTGAAAAATGGTGCGGCTGCCCGTATGTGACGCACCAACGACGCCGAAAGCGTCCTGTGCGGTTGTAGCTCAGTTGGTTAGAGCGCAGGTTTGTGGCACCTGAGGTCGGTGGTTCGACCCCACTCAACCGTACCATTCCCCTCTCCCAGTCAGTCTGATAGTCACGAGGACTTACCGGGAGAGGGGAAATTCCCTTTCCAACCGTACCCGTTTCTCCCCC
Protein-coding sequences here:
- a CDS encoding ATP-binding protein; the encoded protein is MSAKQYPFIDVAVHERVSLPFARGEAVVLFSKDMARVLWSNGRGAALFGQDNIYDFLDAGPDRADVAFRQLAATARQTQAPGERRSFLMRIGSGFRSVPVNATVETVTIRPGEEAILFSAPVATARQNAQDAAAAMLAGFDDPDTHMAVLDGDGTVVAASEGFESLAVSAQTRRSLVEAAGRSAERLVKRPIATGRGHLPAAIGRISSEPALHLLFAVDTILGHLDPQEDEVEDAATEAPVVGHEIVEDAADVADTSEPAAVLHEPAADEDASSPSDAMAEEVAVEPEPATIAAGEPLPDTEAEAETAPETVDAAPEQVATVEDEAVTNAEAAAQPGFTFNPQGRPIRFVWKIDAEGRFSEISEEFAAAVGPQAAAISGERFTDVARRFDLDPDGRIGDLLRRRDTWSGKTILWPVEGTNLVAPVDLAALPTYSRSREFDGFRGFGIVRIADAAADPHARGLSLTETDEALVEGVLAEETGALLESTADETADVAEDIPMDADAVATATQEDTLLTADTPDEEVKTPSVDEAVTPDDELDAFRGERPALRLVETPSRRHSDKVVQLETRRNRGGLFDGLSTGEQAAFREIARQLGETFGKRKPEDRPQDEAVKAPAGNAGADEADFEIVTDQPAEDSVASVTETEMPGLEIGPHADDLLHEEHADERTGFTPSRRQMDYGLTAAVVDALPVALLVHVGDRLIHANPEFLRLTGYGGIEDLEASGGLDILLAGPDEDAEDGDGTMALRHADGESTSAVRARLQSIRWEDGTALMLALTPVQEKPALALVETPAAPTETEERTADQAAISALRIEVSELRSVLETATDGVVVVGQDGDIRSMNRSASALFNYDEDETRGRPFAMLFAHESQKAVLDYLAGLSGHGVASVLNDGREVIGREAAGGFIPLFMTMGRLSSSSGYCAVIRDITQWKRTEEELRNAKRAAETANAHKSDFLARVSHEIRTPLNAIIGFSDMMATERFGPIGHPRYIEYANDIGRSGRHVLDIVNDLLDISKIEAGEMDLEFTAVGLNETIAEAVSLVQPQANAQRVIIRTSLSANVPQIVADLRSIKQIALNILSNAIRFTPSGGQIVVSTAYEANGSVVLRIRDTGVGMTRSELEQAMKPFRQVTTGARKRGDGTGLGLPLTKAMVDANRANFSISSTPNEGTLVEVIFPSPRVLAD
- a CDS encoding phasin; this translates as MATKKNDDVFSIASIDPSKLSESFREFAEKGATQTKEAYAKMKEAAEDATKTVEATLESAQAGSVELGLKAIEALRTNAENSLSHMEALLGVKSVAELFELQTAFLRKQAEVAVEQAKTLQETSKKVAEKVTAPVKSASEKAMKSFKTV